A stretch of DNA from Saccharomycodes ludwigii strain NBRC 1722 chromosome I, whole genome shotgun sequence:
taatttacttgtcctttatatatattcaatatttggattaataataataattttaaagtggaaaaaaaaaaaatagaaaaaaaaaagaaaaaaaaatttgtgcTAAAACATATGAGAAGCTacgccttttttttaaaaaaaaaaaaaaattaaattaaattaaaacttcGAGAGAGTATATCAAGTATTGCATATGGTGTTTTCAGAATTTATACTTCTACAATGGTTTCTATGTAAAACACGCGTAAATCCAAtgtgtcttttttttttttcttctaaaaactttaaaaaaaaaaaaaaaaaaaaaacgcgtaaatattttgcacgtaaactttttttaaaaaaaatctacacataaaaaaatttacaagaATCAGGATTAatttatatctttatattttgctTCACAGAAACGTCCGCAAATGCTTTCCGGATAATAAGGACTAAGTTTCTATAAACCTAATAAAGTTGTTACCGCATTATTTAGTACAGGTGAGCTTTGTTCATCGTTCAAAATACCTCGTTAAGAACACACAATTATACCCCTCccatttaaaataaaataataaattaaaaaattaaaataaaagagatgcttaataataactattTGCGTGATTTTACTTTGTATCGTGTTAGTAACCTTAAGGCTTGTCATCCGCTTTTTATCTTACCAGGAGTGCAATGGAATttcaaattaaattaagataattgtttaaataaccagtaaaagaagaaaagaaaaaaagaaaaaaagaaaaaaaaagtaataaatatatagacaagtttgaaaaaatcCTAATTTTACACCATTCTTTTCACTAAGatataacaatttttttttgactttCTCGTGTTAAGTTTTATAACTTAGCATGCATCAATCGCATCTAACACATAAGTTACACAACTagaaatgatttttttaaagatctGCTTAATGCAATGTTAAGGTGAAGATGGAGCGGCTGTACTAGTAATATAAAATCTTAGTTTATTGCTTAAGGCTTTGGcgttatattttctttacaAACTCTTTCTCAGTCTTTTAGTACTAGTATCATAACAAAAGTAAGTTACTTATATTCATTTGTTTAGAGGTTAAAACTATAAtgaattcaaaaaaagcaaaacaTATAAAAGAATGAAGGAGAATATGTACATTATATTTcatagataataatatatacaaCTGAAAAAGTACAGGATTttagtttgttttttttttttttttttttttttttcgtttatattttatctttttttagaacCTCTCATGTAGACATTTATCCCATATGCAGCAGCTCCAATAACAACAGAAACAAGTGCTAATCCTTTCAAACTTTGTGACGCAATTTTTGATtcaaccattttttttaaggcAAATACCTGAGTATTATGGGATGATTCACGTTCTGCTAAGGCATCGATATATCTTTTTGCCATCGTATATTCACCCATTTTATAGCATCCAATGGTTAAGTAGTATAGACATTCACGTCTCCTTTTGGGTGCTTCCTTATAAACATCAGATAATAGTTTTACACCCAACCGCTGGTTATCAACGTcgtttgattttattagcCCCCAAGCATAATTAAACCTTGATTGAATAGATGCTATATCGCCACCTTCAGAAAGTACTTGTTGACGCAATATTTCTAATTGGGCAGGGGGTAATTCTCCATACGCATCTTCTAATGTTGGTAAATAAGCCAGTCTTTCACTCATGTAgtgttttaatttatctgtttgtttgttttggTTATTATGTTTATGTGCTCTTTAGTAAAGGGTGAAAAGTGAAAAGTGAAACGGTAAACGAAAAAATGAgtgatgtttttttttttgtaaacaTAAAGCGTATaaatgtattaaaaaaggcTGCGATtaaaaggataaaaaaaaaaaaagacctTTAAAGGGGGAAGGAGTCTCTCTCCATAACATGTGTACAATATTTCTCTTCATAATACGAATGTTACAAAACCAAGTTCTTCGGACAAATtgaatatcttttttttctttttttttttttttttttttttttttaacgcTACAATTTTTAGAAGTtactattaaaaagtttttcgatgtaaaattttagacattttaataacaacataACGCATTGAAATGAAATGTCtcatatatacatataacAGCATATAACTGTACTTAATAATGGAAGACACAACAAAGTTGAATACCTCTAAACTAGGTACTAAAAAATACTGGGAAGATTTTTATAGTTtggaaaaaacaaattttgaaTCAAATCCAGAAGATACCGGAGAATGCTGGTTTAGTGATAACGATGCAGAGGAAAAAATGATCGATTTTTTGATGCAAAATTTGGGAACACATTCAATCACTGAAAAATCAACTATTATTGATTTGGGTACAGGCAATGGTCATTTACTTTTTAGCCTATACGAAGAAGGTTTTACCAAAGCTAAGCTGCATGGAGTTGATTATTCTCATGAAAGCATCAAATTttcaaacaaaattttaagTGAAAAATACCCGGAAGCTTTggataatatttctttttctcaaGTTGATATATTCGACTCTGAGTGGAAACCACCAAGATTTGATATTGTATTGGATAAAGGCACTTTAGATGCAATTGCTCTAAGTGGGCTGAAATTAGCCAGTGGTAAAACTGTTGTTGATGCTTATCCATCGGTAATTGACAAATTGTTGAAAGATAAtggtgtttttttaattacttCATGTAATTTCACTCAGAAAGAATTGATTAAAATTGCAGAATCATGTGAAAACTTAAAACTGTGGAAAACTGTTAGTTATCCAATATTTGAATTTGGAGGTGTTAAAGGTACAACCATTTGTACGGTTGCCTttatcaaacaaaaaatataaacgtGCCCAAGCTgttttctttattgttTTGCCGCGATAAAAAcgaagtttttttttaaaaaaaaaaaaaatttacagAAAAGACGTTGCTATTCggttttataaaaattatatatataatggtTGTAAATACAGGTcaatcaaagaaaaagaggggGAGGGAGAAGCGATCGATAATAGAATAatgttaattttaaatattattaaagttaattttttaccGTTCTTTTCATTTCCTTTCTTGactttccttttctttttccttttcttctttttcttcttcttcttcttcttgttttCTCTCTCCCTCCCCTTCTTCTTCCAgcttttttgtatttttttcgtGTCTATCTTCTTCCGTTTTAATTGCAGTTTCTATACAGACAAACAATTCATCGCTAATCTCCTTTTTACCCGATTTTATAGCAAATTGAACTGGAATTTTGTTCTCATTAACTGCAATAATTCGAATAAATTTTTCTCCCTGTATGGACCCAGGGAACCCCTTGTTAACTTTAAAACCAGGCACTAAAGgtaaattcaaaataacTTTCAATAACCCACGACTCCTCATAATAATACGAAATTTTCCAGTAATTCTATCTTTGTTGACATGAATTACACCAACACCCCTTTCCTTCCAACCTGTCTTAACATCAATTAATTCGTATAATTTAGCATTGGATTGTAAAATACATTCTTCACTCTCTTCGCCTgactttatattttgtgCCACGAAGTTACCAGATTCTTTATCACCTTCTTTAACAGCGGTAGCACTAGTGGAACATTCGCAAGTTGATTTACCATTGCATTCTTTACCGGTATCAGATTTGGACATGGTAATATCGGTAAAAGGTTTCGCTGGCACAGCTGTAAACTTAGTTTTGtcgtttttattattatcattgttattagcaGTGGTGgtactactattatcaGTGGCAACAGtactagtattattaaataaagcAAATCCAGAACTAAATTGCGATCCGGAACCAAATGTAAATTTGTTGTCACTTTTTAATGATGAAACGCTATTGCTGTCTTTAAAGTCTATTGAGGATACTGGTTTCAATGCACCAAACCCAGAACCAAAAGAAGTCGATGAAGCAAAAGGTTTTATAATACCATCAGTAGCAACCTTTTTATCTTCTTTTCTCTCGGTATTTGGGGATCCATCTGTACTCGAACTAATGGCATTACCATTAACAATAGTGGTATCTGATTTTGGCATAATACCAAAGCCTTTAGAAAAAGCAGAAGTTTGACCAAACGTGAATTTAGGTTTTTCTACGTGAGTTccgtttttttcttcagcATGTTTTGCATCATTACTTTTAATATCGTTTTTTACTTTCTTGCTTTGTGGCATATCCTTTGAAGATGATGCAGCAGCGCTTAAACTATCTTTTTCAGTACCATTGAAAGTTTTTGTCATTAATTCTTTTCCCTTGTCATCTtcgttttctttttcctcttcttcagttctagttcttttttttgatgg
This window harbors:
- the FIS1 gene encoding Fis1p (similar to Saccharomyces cerevisiae YIL065C | FIS1 | mitochondrial FISsion), which translates into the protein MSERLAYLPTLEDAYGELPPAQLEILRQQVLSEGGDIASIQSRFNYAWGLIKSNDVDNQRLGVKLLSDVYKEAPKRRRECLYYLTIGCYKMGEYTMAKRYIDALAERESSHNTQVFALKKMVESKIASQSLKGLALVSVVIGAAAYGINVYMRGSKKR
- the EFM4 gene encoding Efm4p (similar to Saccharomyces cerevisiae YIL064W | EFM4 | Elongation Factor Methyltransferase), translating into MEDTTKLNTSKLGTKKYWEDFYSLEKTNFESNPEDTGECWFSDNDAEEKMIDFLMQNLGTHSITEKSTIIDLGTGNGHLLFSLYEEGFTKAKLHGVDYSHESIKFSNKILSEKYPEALDNISFSQVDIFDSEWKPPRFDIVLDKGTLDAIALSGLKLASGKTVVDAYPSVIDKLLKDNGVFLITSCNFTQKELIKIAESCENLKLWKTVSYPIFEFGGVKGTTICTVAFIKQKI
- the YRB2 gene encoding Yrb2p (similar to Saccharomyces cerevisiae YIL063C | YRB2 | Yeast Ran Binder), yielding MSGKNQQRNLSSSTSVAAAAVAAAAAAKENSLNNNKKGEKDKDIVVLPSKKRTRTEEEEKENEDDKGKELMTKTFNGTEKDSLSAAASSSKDMPQSKKVKNDIKSNDAKHAEEKNGTHVEKPKFTFGQTSAFSKGFGIMPKSDTTIVNGNAISSSTDGSPNTERKEDKKVATDGIIKPFASSTSFGSGFGALKPVSSIDFKDSNSVSSLKSDNKFTFGSGSQFSSGFALFNNTSTVATDNSSTTTANNNDNNKNDKTKFTAVPAKPFTDITMSKSDTGKECNGKSTCECSTSATAVKEGDKESGNFVAQNIKSGEESEECILQSNAKLYELIDVKTGWKERGVGVIHVNKDRITGKFRIIMRSRGLLKVILNLPLVPGFKVNKGFPGSIQGEKFIRIIAVNENKIPVQFAIKSGKKEISDELFVCIETAIKTEEDRHEKNTKKLEEEGEGERKQEEEEEEKEEKEKEKESQERK